One part of the Sus scrofa isolate TJ Tabasco breed Duroc chromosome 8, Sscrofa11.1, whole genome shotgun sequence genome encodes these proteins:
- the MAP9 gene encoding microtubule-associated protein 9 isoform X3, protein MYLYFLELCVGKGLDFFWTLWDCKPWCVGTGNNNSLEADNHFEPSPRPRSMLKKHNHREGKDGQGEDKETALHEELEVLSAPPYLSRPNGRQSEAENNAVSENVDTEDPCLPSLSSSSLKESLGDSFSPGSGEKAFTTEQKEECAENHNPLKSNENEENSFLIDVVTIALEKPKETQVSTDDLEEEKQKAELIMNDDLTVDDPPLLQAQSILCTESAKKIIQDRNMKNKKSTNKRVSSASGRLMTSEFLKKSSSLRKTPSTAPTSHYLGTLRVLDQKPSQKQNTEPGRADNIRAAVYQEWLEKKNVYLHEMNRIKRIESENLRIQNEQKRATKREEALASFEAWKAMKEKEAKKVAAKKRLEEKNKKKTEEENAVKKGEALQAFEKWKEKKMEYLKEKNKKEKEYERAKKQKEEETVAEKRKDNLNALEKCVLYYPNRNEKKEAFFKEKEKEKRNEKRKEELKEAEKKDKDKQALDEYEKWLEKKERQERIERKQKKQHSFLENEVLPPWSPPSKTVFSKVF, encoded by the exons ATGTATTTGTACTTTCTAGAGCTTTGTGTAGGGAAGGGTCTGGACTTCTTCTGGACTCTCTGGGACTGCAAACCATGGTGCGTGGGCACAG GAAATAACAACAGCCTTGAAGCAGACAACCACTTTGAGCCTTCGCCTCGGCCACGGAGCATGCTGAAAAAGCATAACCACAGGGAGGGGAAAGATGGGCAAGGAGAAGATAAGGAAACTGCCCTCCATGAAGAATTAGAGGTGCTTTCTGCACCTCCATACCTCTCAAGGCCAAATGGTAGACAATCAGAAGCTGAGAACAATGCAGTCTCTGAAAATGTTGATACTGAG gATCCATGTTTACCAAGTCTATCATCATCATCCCTTAAAGAAAGTCTTGGAGATTCCTTTTCACCAGGGTCTGGGGAAAAAGCATTCACCACAG AGCAGAAGGAGGAATGCGCTGAAAACCATAATCCGttgaaatcaaatgaaaatgaagagaacTCATTTTTGATAGACGTTGTTACTATTGCACTTGAGAAACCAAAGGAAACTCAAGTGAGTACTGATGACcttgaagaagaaaagcagaaagctgAACTGATTATGAATGATGACTTAACAGTTGATGATCCACCACTGTTGCAAGCGCAGAGTATCTTATGCACTGAGTCTGCGAag AAAATAATTCAAGATAGAAATATGAAGaataaaaagtcaacaaataaaagaGTGTCCAGTGCATCTGGCAG ATTAATGACCTCTGAGTTCTTAAAGAAATCTAGTTCTCTAAGGAAAACTCCATCAACAGCCCCTACTTCTCACTATTTAGGGACTTTGAGAGTCTTGGACCAAAAGccttcacagaaacagaacacaGAACCTGGCAGAGCAGATAACATAAGGGCAGCTGTTTAtcag GAgtggttagaaaagaaaaatgtatatttacatgAAATGAACAGAATTAAAAGAATTGAGAGCGAAAACTTAAGGATTCAAAATGAACAg AAAAGAGCTACTAAGAGAGAAGAAGCCTTAGCATCATTTGAGGCCTGGAAAGccatgaaagaaaaggaagcaaagaaggtAGCTGCCAAAAAAAGgcttgaggaaaaaaacaagaagaaaactgaagaagaaaatgctGTGAAAAAAGGAGAAGCACTGCAA gcttttgaaaaatggaaagagaaaaagatggagtatcttaaagagaaaaataaaaaagagaaagaatatgaaagagcaaagaaacagaaagaggaggaaactgttgctgagaaaaggaaagataactTAAATGCTCTTGAAAAATG TGTTTTGTACTATCCtaataggaatgaaaaaaaagaagcttttttcaaagaaaaggaaaaagagaaaagaaatgagaaaagaaaagaagaactgaaagaagctgagaaaaaagataaagataaacaAGCTCTTGATGAATATGAAAAGTGGCTG